In Candidatus Epulonipiscium viviparus, one DNA window encodes the following:
- a CDS encoding MORN repeat protein, protein MFKKLTTLFTKDRETKHKEIIYYSDGTKMYEGTTLNHFFEGAGKLYNEEGVLIYDGNFHEGFRSGSGTAFLPDSIYVGEFRNDKMQGHGVQTWDDGSVYTGNFLDDLRDGKGILKLVDGTTFEGNFLANELEGVATATYANGDTYIGDFENSIAQGKGKIIFSNGDIYEGDIIKNCLPHGKGSLTLVDGSIYRGDFSYGAVTGKGMKCFPNGHRYMGEFRNGLMEGEGCYEDAQHHRYEGLFENDYMVASYHGVYLYPDGKYEGPLQKSKPEGEGVFYYDNGDIYKGEFRNGKMTGKGEKTFANGHIYVGEFRDGMMHGEGIYNDTFAVYKGLFTDNYMIKRFS, encoded by the coding sequence ATGTTTAAAAAACTAACTACGCTATTTACCAAAGATAGAGAAACAAAGCATAAAGAGATTATTTACTATTCAGACGGCACTAAGATGTATGAAGGCACAACGCTAAATCACTTTTTTGAGGGCGCAGGCAAGCTATATAACGAAGAGGGAGTGCTCATTTATGACGGCAACTTTCATGAGGGTTTTCGATCTGGCTCCGGAACCGCTTTTCTTCCCGATTCTATCTACGTAGGCGAATTTCGCAATGATAAAATGCAGGGTCATGGTGTTCAAACTTGGGACGACGGCAGTGTCTATACTGGCAATTTTTTAGATGATCTTAGAGACGGAAAAGGCATATTAAAACTTGTGGACGGAACAACTTTTGAGGGCAATTTTTTGGCTAACGAACTAGAAGGAGTTGCGACGGCTACATATGCAAACGGCGATACTTATATTGGAGATTTTGAGAACAGCATCGCTCAAGGAAAAGGTAAAATCATATTTAGCAATGGCGACATATACGAAGGTGACATTATTAAAAATTGTCTCCCACATGGCAAGGGATCTCTCACACTAGTGGATGGGTCGATATATCGCGGCGACTTTTCTTATGGTGCTGTTACAGGCAAGGGAATGAAATGTTTTCCAAATGGGCACAGATATATGGGAGAATTTCGAAATGGGCTAATGGAAGGCGAGGGTTGCTACGAAGATGCGCAGCACCACCGATACGAGGGGCTATTCGAAAACGACTATATGGTTGCTTCATACCATGGGGTTTATCTATATCCCGATGGCAAATATGAGGGACCTTTACAAAAAAGTAAACCCGAAGGTGAAGGTGTTTTCTACTACGACAATGGTGATATATATAAAGGAGAATTTCGAAATGGCAAAATGACAGGCAAGGGCGAAAAAACTTTTGCAAACGGGCATATATATGTAGGCGAATTTCGAGATGGGATGATGCACGGCGAGGGTATATATAACGACACATTTGCAGTATATAAGGGCTTGTTTACAGACAACTATATGATCAAAAGATTTTCATAG
- the rlmD gene encoding 23S rRNA (uracil(1939)-C(5))-methyltransferase RlmD produces MPKKNDIAVGVISKINVKNKGVIYLDDAAKAYVPDAYEGQEVEVRLLKKRKGNWEARLERVIKNPSYYIAAKCKFFGACGGCALQNLPYEKQLERKLRWVNQILNFEVAEILGSPKWFQYRNKMEYTFGDTVKDGPLALGLHKKRTTFDIVTVDDCKIVDDGFNAILRATLDFFAVENVPYYKKVSHQGFLKFLVVRRSETTGEFLVNIVTSSQIAYDFTAFVEAIKNTGFKIAGVLHTISDSPSDAIKPDSVELLYGLNYIYEEILGLKFKISPFSFFQTNTKGAEVLYANALALLSDLEDKTVFDLYSGTGTIAQIMALKAKKVVGIEIVAEAVAAAKENAKLNGLENCEFIAGDVLTQIDNADVGPDVIVVDPPRDGIHRKALEKIINFGVAEILYISCKATSLARDLVAFAEGGYHVAQSLCVDMFAQTYHVETVVLLKRTNHSDPSSEN; encoded by the coding sequence ATGCCAAAAAAGAATGATATAGCAGTGGGAGTAATCTCAAAAATAAATGTTAAAAACAAGGGAGTAATCTATCTCGATGATGCAGCAAAGGCGTATGTGCCAGATGCATATGAGGGGCAGGAAGTGGAAGTGCGATTGCTGAAAAAGCGCAAGGGCAATTGGGAAGCAAGGCTAGAGAGAGTCATAAAAAATCCGTCATATTATATCGCGGCGAAATGTAAGTTCTTTGGAGCTTGCGGAGGGTGTGCGCTACAAAATTTGCCATACGAAAAGCAGCTCGAGCGAAAGTTACGATGGGTAAATCAGATTTTGAATTTTGAAGTTGCAGAAATCTTGGGCTCCCCTAAGTGGTTTCAGTATAGAAACAAAATGGAGTATACTTTTGGAGATACTGTAAAAGATGGGCCGCTGGCGTTGGGGCTTCATAAAAAACGAACTACTTTTGATATTGTAACGGTTGACGATTGCAAGATCGTGGATGATGGATTTAATGCAATATTGCGAGCAACACTGGATTTTTTTGCAGTAGAAAATGTCCCATATTATAAAAAAGTTTCGCATCAGGGATTTTTGAAGTTTTTGGTGGTTAGACGTTCCGAAACTACAGGAGAGTTTTTGGTAAATATTGTAACTTCATCTCAAATAGCATACGACTTTACGGCATTTGTGGAAGCCATAAAAAATACTGGGTTTAAAATAGCAGGAGTACTGCATACAATTAGCGACAGTCCGTCAGATGCGATAAAGCCCGACAGCGTGGAGTTGTTGTATGGGTTAAATTATATATACGAAGAAATTCTAGGATTGAAGTTTAAGATCTCACCCTTTTCATTTTTTCAAACTAATACAAAAGGAGCAGAGGTGTTATATGCAAATGCGCTTGCTCTACTTTCTGATTTAGAAGACAAAACAGTTTTTGATTTATATTCGGGCACAGGAACGATTGCTCAAATAATGGCATTGAAAGCAAAGAAGGTGGTGGGGATAGAGATTGTTGCAGAAGCGGTTGCTGCGGCAAAGGAAAACGCAAAGCTGAATGGGTTAGAGAATTGTGAATTTATAGCAGGAGATGTGCTCACACAAATAGATAATGCCGATGTCGGACCAGATGTAATTGTTGTGGATCCGCCTAGAGATGGGATTCATAGGAAGGCGTTAGAGAAGATCATTAATTTTGGAGTGGCAGAGATTTTGTATATTTCATGTAAAGCAACATCGCTGGCAAGAGATTTGGTTGCCTTCGCAGAGGGGGGATATCATGTGGCGCAGAGTTTATGCGTGGACATGTTTGCTCAAACGTATCATGTAGAAACTGTGGTATTGTTAAAGAGGACAAATCATAGCGATCCGTCCTCAGAAAATTAA
- a CDS encoding cation:proton antiporter — protein sequence MDILLGILRLTAAILVAILLGKCVAKLKLPAILGWLLTGMLLGPFAFNVLDSQLLDASWYKAVSHFFECAVGLMFAKELVFKKLKSLGKQIMTITIFEAMGTFLVVSVAFSVLFYFMGIPLYVALVFGGIALATAPAPSLSIVNEFKTKGPITNTLIPITMLDDVIAMIVFFTVNSYVASLGSTSSGSVLTILASSIALPVGLGIGIGFAVSLLFKKEMSQSKILCATLFSLAMTFGIAYAIDHFVLATPIINYMLLGMATFTTLANLVPEHTMTKIANSVSPVVGIGLMLMIINLGAPLDYRLILGAGLLTTIYIISRAFGKYFSTYLGAHVSNAEPTVKKYLGFVLLPHSGVSLVFTGMAVTSLSTFDTESAVLVQGTIAAAAVINEIIAVIIAKKGFEWGGELSTTKATSPDSAVVNNY from the coding sequence ATGGATATTCTGTTAGGCATTTTACGATTAACTGCTGCCATCCTTGTGGCAATACTTCTAGGAAAATGTGTTGCAAAACTTAAATTACCTGCTATATTAGGCTGGCTTCTTACCGGCATGCTATTAGGTCCATTTGCTTTTAACGTTTTAGATTCGCAGCTACTAGACGCTTCATGGTATAAAGCTGTTTCTCATTTCTTTGAATGCGCTGTCGGGTTGATGTTTGCCAAAGAGCTTGTATTTAAGAAACTGAAGTCTTTGGGTAAACAAATAATGACCATCACTATATTTGAAGCTATGGGTACGTTCTTGGTTGTTTCTGTCGCATTCAGCGTTTTGTTCTACTTTATGGGAATTCCTTTGTACGTTGCTCTCGTTTTTGGAGGCATTGCTCTCGCCACCGCGCCTGCGCCATCGCTTTCTATTGTCAATGAATTTAAGACAAAGGGGCCAATCACCAATACTCTTATACCCATCACAATGCTAGATGACGTCATTGCAATGATTGTATTTTTCACAGTCAATTCTTATGTTGCATCACTAGGTTCAACCAGCTCAGGATCTGTACTTACCATACTTGCAAGCTCCATCGCTCTTCCTGTTGGTCTTGGCATAGGAATCGGGTTCGCTGTATCACTGCTTTTCAAAAAAGAGATGTCCCAAAGCAAAATTTTATGTGCTACTCTATTTTCGCTTGCGATGACATTTGGAATTGCTTATGCCATCGATCACTTTGTCTTGGCAACACCAATCATAAACTATATGCTACTTGGTATGGCAACATTTACCACTCTTGCTAACCTTGTTCCTGAACACACAATGACCAAAATTGCAAACTCTGTTTCGCCAGTAGTTGGCATCGGGCTTATGCTTATGATCATCAACTTGGGAGCACCACTCGACTACCGTTTGATACTAGGCGCTGGTCTACTCACTACCATCTATATCATATCACGAGCATTCGGCAAATACTTCAGCACCTATCTTGGTGCCCATGTTTCTAATGCCGAGCCTACTGTAAAAAAATATTTGGGATTCGTACTTCTTCCACACTCTGGAGTTTCTCTCGTATTTACAGGAATGGCCGTTACATCACTCAGTACATTCGATACTGAATCCGCAGTTCTGGTGCAAGGAACCATCGCCGCAGCTGCAGTTATAAACGAAATCATTGCAGTAATCATTGCCAAGAAAGGCTTCGAATGGGGCGGTGAGCTCTCTACTACAAAAGCCACTAGCCCGGATTCTGCTGTCGTAAATAATTATTAA
- a CDS encoding ABC transporter substrate-binding protein: MNKKNALFLIMAAGTLVGCGNGDAENSVLELFSSKAENVAILESIAAEFNAQNPEHTVNVVAPADAATVLKTRMAKNDMPDIIAIGGDSNFTEVQGAGMLVDLSNEVYVSDLHKSYLEMVYNRNENKEEKVYGIPYATNASGIIYNKDLFEQVGVSVPHTWDEFVAVIEKLDSAGINPFVFTYKDSWTILPPWNSMAPVIQPDNFMSDRMEGKATFLGTHEEVLEKMIVLMNYAQPDFMGTSYNDGNKAFATGAGAMMINGNWAINQITASNPDINLGMFSFPTSNTAAKNKLTSGVDVLLAVVDGDEEKESIAKKFVEYAVSPEVASRYIEDQFAFSAIKGVEQTNPAVADISKEVENGNVENFPDHYYPNGLDLQAVLSGFAMNYVSGMDDDENINKTLKDLDAKYDAVNIK; this comes from the coding sequence ATGAATAAAAAAAATGCACTATTTTTGATTATGGCAGCAGGAACATTGGTAGGATGCGGTAATGGCGATGCGGAGAACAGCGTTTTAGAATTATTTTCAAGCAAGGCAGAAAATGTGGCAATATTAGAAAGCATTGCAGCCGAATTTAATGCCCAGAATCCGGAGCATACAGTAAACGTTGTAGCGCCAGCAGATGCAGCGACAGTGTTAAAAACTAGAATGGCGAAAAATGATATGCCAGACATTATTGCAATAGGTGGAGATAGCAATTTTACAGAAGTTCAAGGGGCAGGAATGTTAGTTGATTTGAGCAATGAAGTGTATGTGTCCGATTTACATAAGAGTTATTTAGAAATGGTTTATAATAGAAACGAAAACAAAGAAGAAAAAGTATACGGAATTCCTTACGCAACAAATGCATCGGGGATTATTTATAACAAAGATTTATTTGAGCAAGTGGGCGTATCGGTTCCGCATACCTGGGATGAATTTGTGGCCGTAATAGAGAAGCTAGACAGCGCGGGAATTAATCCTTTTGTATTTACGTATAAAGATAGTTGGACAATATTGCCGCCGTGGAATAGTATGGCACCTGTGATACAACCAGATAACTTTATGAGCGATAGAATGGAAGGTAAGGCAACATTTTTAGGAACTCATGAAGAGGTATTGGAAAAAATGATTGTGCTGATGAATTATGCGCAACCAGACTTTATGGGAACGTCGTATAACGATGGAAACAAAGCATTTGCAACTGGAGCTGGTGCGATGATGATTAATGGAAACTGGGCAATTAACCAAATTACTGCATCTAATCCGGATATCAATTTAGGGATGTTTTCGTTTCCCACATCAAATACTGCGGCAAAAAATAAGTTGACTTCGGGAGTAGATGTATTGTTAGCGGTGGTGGATGGTGACGAAGAGAAAGAAAGCATTGCGAAGAAGTTTGTAGAATATGCAGTTTCACCAGAAGTAGCTAGCAGGTATATCGAAGATCAATTCGCATTTTCTGCCATTAAGGGGGTAGAGCAAACAAATCCTGCGGTGGCTGATATAAGTAAAGAGGTAGAAAATGGCAACGTAGAAAATTTTCCGGATCATTATTACCCAAATGGATTAGACTTGCAGGCGGTGTTGTCGGGATTCGCAATGAATTATGTATCTGGAATGGATGACGATGAAAATATTAATAAGACATTAAAAGATTTAGACGCCAAATACGATGCTGTTAATATTAAATAA
- a CDS encoding carbohydrate ABC transporter permease has protein sequence MNKKKINPIYYAIVVLMALCFFVFHTIPFLQGIFYSFTNWKGYGNWDFVGLNNYLQLFKDPDIFNAYSFTFTFAIITTILVNILSLVLACALNSNIKFAGFLKATYFLPYMLGNLMVGFIFNYIFANIVPTIGKTLGIDALSVNILGTDNAMWGIIFVTVWASSAFNTLIYTAGLKGISTEVYEAAAIDGAYGMKRFMKITFPLLATSFTINMVLSIKGFLMVYDQIMAMTGGGPGMTTTSIAVLIYKRGLSGGQFAYQSANAVVLFIIIAGISLLQLYFLEKREAKYND, from the coding sequence ATGAATAAGAAAAAGATCAATCCTATTTATTATGCAATTGTGGTGCTGATGGCGCTATGTTTTTTTGTATTTCATACGATTCCTTTTTTGCAGGGGATATTTTATAGCTTTACAAATTGGAAAGGATATGGAAATTGGGATTTTGTGGGATTAAATAATTATTTGCAGCTATTTAAAGATCCCGACATATTTAACGCCTATTCGTTTACATTTACTTTTGCCATCATTACGACAATTCTGGTAAATATCTTAAGCTTGGTGTTGGCGTGCGCTTTAAATAGCAATATAAAATTTGCAGGATTTTTGAAGGCAACGTATTTTTTGCCATATATGTTGGGAAATCTAATGGTTGGTTTTATATTTAATTATATCTTTGCCAATATAGTTCCGACAATCGGAAAGACGCTAGGGATCGACGCATTGAGTGTAAATATTTTGGGAACAGATAATGCAATGTGGGGGATAATTTTTGTAACAGTTTGGGCTAGTAGCGCGTTTAATACATTGATTTATACTGCAGGATTAAAGGGAATCAGTACGGAAGTGTATGAAGCGGCAGCTATTGATGGTGCATATGGAATGAAGCGATTTATGAAAATTACTTTTCCGTTGCTTGCAACATCGTTTACTATCAATATGGTTTTATCTATTAAAGGGTTTTTGATGGTATATGATCAAATTATGGCAATGACCGGTGGCGGCCCGGGTATGACGACAACTTCTATTGCAGTATTAATTTATAAACGTGGATTATCGGGTGGACAGTTTGCGTATCAGTCGGCTAATGCGGTGGTGCTATTTATTATAATAGCAGGTATATCTTTGTTGCAACTATACTTTTTGGAGAAGAGGGAGGCAAAGTATAATGACTAG
- a CDS encoding carbohydrate ABC transporter permease, producing MTSKKNWSVTALLILGMIVSILLPLYMVFVIAVKDPSDMINVLSFPRELRLENFADAWIKTDYPRKFTNTAIITVINLIFTLPLNSFAAYAITRNKDKSKFFKYIYYYFLSAMFIPFSVIMLPLVIQASRFNLDNIWGIAFLYVIFGLPMNCFLYSGAIKSLPIALEEAAMIDGAGVLKTFSIIVFPLLKPISATVAILSFMWTWNDFTMPLILLTEESQQTLQLAQYVFNSQFSVDYNLAFASYTMVLLPILIVYVLAQKFIMEGVVAGSVKG from the coding sequence ATGACTAGCAAGAAAAATTGGAGTGTTACAGCACTATTAATATTAGGAATGATAGTATCTATTTTGTTGCCGTTATATATGGTTTTTGTAATAGCAGTAAAAGACCCATCAGATATGATAAATGTTTTGTCCTTTCCGCGAGAACTAAGACTAGAAAACTTTGCAGATGCATGGATTAAAACAGATTACCCAAGAAAATTTACCAATACGGCAATAATTACTGTGATTAATTTAATTTTTACATTGCCACTAAATTCGTTTGCGGCATATGCAATTACAAGGAATAAAGACAAGAGTAAGTTCTTTAAATATATTTATTACTATTTTTTGAGTGCGATGTTTATACCGTTTAGCGTGATTATGTTGCCGTTAGTTATTCAGGCAAGCAGATTTAATTTGGATAACATATGGGGAATTGCATTTTTGTATGTGATATTTGGTTTGCCGATGAATTGCTTTTTATATTCTGGTGCCATAAAAAGTTTGCCAATAGCATTAGAAGAGGCAGCAATGATAGATGGAGCGGGTGTGTTAAAAACATTTAGTATAATAGTATTTCCTTTGCTAAAGCCAATTTCGGCAACGGTCGCGATATTATCATTTATGTGGACTTGGAATGACTTTACTATGCCACTCATTTTGCTAACAGAGGAGTCGCAGCAGACATTGCAATTGGCTCAGTATGTATTTAATAGTCAGTTTTCGGTGGATTATAACTTAGCCTTTGCGTCATACACAATGGTATTGTTGCCAATTTTGATAGTCTATGTACTGGCGCAAAAATTTATTATGGAAGGAGTAGTAGCTGGTTCGGTAAAAGGATAA
- a CDS encoding ABC transporter substrate-binding protein, protein MMNKKMKVAIAAGVVFVLGGCQAETDDGTVKVAIVKQMDHASLDEITNAVAAELTEMNNEGILANTYEIFSGQNDQSVLSQIGSQVVAKNFDVIIPVATLAAQIMALEAEEDGIPVVYAAVSDPEAAELTGLDHVTGYSDALNTEFILDLMFTQDADIDKVGLLYSMSEVNSQKPIAEAKAYLDKKGIAYKEVVANTNDEVIAAAGILIADEVDAIFTPTDNVIMAAELAIYEDLNAAKIPHYTGADSFVRNGAYLTSGVNYTNLGKETAQLAAAVIENGIEEDYYVSKGGAITVNTETAKAIGLDYSVLEGQGEIIEVRTTLE, encoded by the coding sequence ATGATGAACAAGAAAATGAAAGTAGCGATAGCGGCAGGGGTTGTGTTTGTACTTGGTGGATGCCAAGCAGAAACCGATGATGGAACAGTAAAAGTAGCGATTGTAAAGCAGATGGACCATGCTTCGCTGGATGAAATCACAAATGCTGTTGCGGCTGAGTTGACGGAAATGAATAACGAAGGCATTCTGGCAAATACATATGAAATATTTAGTGGTCAAAACGATCAATCGGTACTAAGTCAAATCGGTTCTCAGGTTGTGGCAAAAAACTTCGATGTAATTATACCTGTGGCAACTCTGGCGGCACAAATTATGGCATTGGAAGCAGAAGAAGATGGCATTCCTGTCGTCTATGCGGCGGTATCGGATCCAGAAGCGGCGGAATTGACAGGACTAGACCATGTAACAGGATACAGCGATGCGTTGAATACCGAATTCATTTTGGATTTGATGTTTACGCAAGATGCTGATATAGATAAAGTGGGGCTACTGTATTCGATGTCGGAAGTGAATAGCCAAAAGCCAATTGCAGAAGCGAAAGCGTACCTTGACAAAAAGGGTATTGCTTATAAGGAGGTTGTGGCAAACACGAATGACGAAGTTATTGCAGCAGCAGGGATATTGATTGCAGATGAGGTAGATGCGATTTTTACGCCAACAGATAACGTAATTATGGCAGCGGAGCTTGCAATTTATGAGGATTTGAATGCCGCGAAAATTCCTCATTATACAGGTGCCGATTCGTTTGTGAGAAATGGTGCGTATTTAACATCTGGAGTAAATTACACTAATTTGGGAAAAGAGACTGCTCAGTTGGCTGCCGCGGTGATAGAAAATGGAATCGAAGAGGATTATTATGTGTCGAAGGGTGGCGCGATTACTGTAAATACCGAAACCGCAAAAGCAATAGGGCTAGATTATAGTGTGTTAGAAGGGCAAGGAGAAATTATAGAAGTTAGAACAACATTAGAGTAA
- a CDS encoding ABC transporter permease: MMYIIETALELGFLYALVPLALFLSYRVLDIADLTTDGSFVLGCAVSVSVAAGGHPFLAIPMAIAAGIAAGFVTAFLQTRMGVPSILAGIITNTGLYTINLMAMGWRANVSLLKQDTIFTIFKDAQIVSGWHEVIVGAVVAISITILLIVFLKTGLGLSIRATGDNVHMVSSSSINPKFTITIGLCIANGLTALSGALVGQAQKTADINSGTGIVVIGLACLVIGETIVGRKKMAFAAFAAVIGSIIYRLMYAIVLMTGVVQVEGLKLATAVIVAVAIAAPTIKEQMAQRKNRLAAR; this comes from the coding sequence ATGATGTATATAATTGAAACTGCATTGGAGTTAGGATTTTTGTATGCACTGGTGCCGCTTGCATTATTCTTAAGCTATCGAGTTTTGGATATTGCCGACCTAACAACAGACGGATCGTTTGTATTGGGTTGTGCGGTATCGGTTTCTGTTGCAGCTGGAGGGCATCCGTTTTTGGCGATACCTATGGCGATAGCTGCAGGCATTGCGGCAGGCTTTGTAACAGCATTTTTGCAAACTCGAATGGGAGTGCCTTCTATATTAGCAGGGATAATTACAAACACCGGGTTGTATACTATAAATTTGATGGCAATGGGTTGGAGAGCAAATGTAAGTTTGTTGAAGCAAGATACAATTTTTACAATTTTTAAAGATGCGCAGATAGTTTCGGGATGGCATGAGGTTATCGTTGGAGCAGTTGTTGCAATAAGTATTACGATTTTGTTGATAGTTTTTTTAAAAACGGGATTGGGATTATCGATAAGAGCAACGGGAGACAATGTACATATGGTAAGTAGCTCTTCGATAAATCCTAAATTTACAATTACAATCGGGTTGTGTATAGCAAATGGGTTGACTGCCTTATCTGGTGCATTGGTTGGGCAAGCGCAAAAGACAGCAGATATCAATAGCGGAACAGGAATTGTGGTTATAGGGCTTGCTTGTCTTGTGATTGGTGAAACTATTGTAGGCAGGAAAAAAATGGCATTTGCAGCGTTTGCGGCAGTGATAGGAAGTATTATTTATAGATTGATGTATGCGATTGTGTTGATGACAGGCGTCGTACAAGTGGAAGGGTTAAAGCTTGCGACGGCTGTTATTGTTGCAGTTGCCATCGCGGCACCCACGATAAAAGAGCAGATGGCTCAGCGTAAAAATAGATTGGCAGCGAGGTGA
- a CDS encoding ABC transporter ATP-binding protein, with translation MLNLQSITKTFNKGTVNEKVALGDLNLLLNDGDYVTIIGSNGSGKSTLFNAVAGDFFVDAGKIILDDLDLTYKPSYKRSRNIGRLFQDPMKGTAPNMTIEENLSLAYLRTAEHSKAFFNRVSRKEKELFRERLALLDMGLEDRMKQPVGLLSGGQRQALTLLMATMNPPKLLLLDEHTAALDPMTAEKVLQITDKTVTEHKITCMMITHNMKDALARGNRTLMLDSGNIILDIAGEQREGLTVEKLIDKFREKAGKQINDDKILLTK, from the coding sequence ATGTTGAATTTACAATCGATAACTAAAACGTTTAATAAAGGCACTGTAAATGAGAAAGTGGCTCTCGGAGATCTAAACTTATTGTTAAACGATGGAGATTATGTGACGATTATTGGATCTAACGGGTCTGGGAAGTCGACATTATTTAATGCTGTTGCAGGAGATTTTTTTGTAGATGCAGGCAAGATAATTCTAGATGACCTGGATTTGACGTATAAGCCATCCTATAAAAGGAGCAGAAATATTGGTAGGCTGTTTCAAGATCCAATGAAAGGAACAGCGCCAAACATGACAATAGAAGAGAATCTGTCGCTTGCGTATTTAAGAACAGCAGAGCATAGCAAAGCATTTTTTAATAGAGTTAGTCGAAAAGAAAAGGAATTATTTAGGGAGCGGCTGGCATTACTGGATATGGGGCTAGAAGATAGGATGAAGCAGCCGGTGGGATTGCTATCGGGGGGGCAGCGGCAGGCGTTAACATTGCTGATGGCAACGATGAATCCGCCGAAGTTGCTGCTGTTAGATGAGCATACGGCAGCATTGGATCCGATGACGGCTGAAAAAGTATTGCAAATTACAGACAAGACTGTGACGGAGCATAAAATTACATGTATGATGATTACTCATAATATGAAAGATGCGTTAGCACGAGGGAATCGTACGTTGATGTTGGATAGCGGAAACATTATTTTGGATATTGCGGGTGAGCAAAGAGAAGGTTTGACTGTAGAAAAATTGATTGACAAGTTTAGAGAAAAAGCAGGTAAGCAGATTAATGATGATAAAATCTTGTTGACGAAGTAG
- a CDS encoding sugar ABC transporter ATP-binding protein, protein MAKLLEMKNITKVFPGVKALDNVTLDLNAGEVHTLCGENGAGKSTLMKILSGVYEATEGELFMEGSKIHIQGTKSAQQLGISIIFQEFNLCEHLSISDNIWLDRQPKKFGFVNDREMNKMTAKILKELGLEISPKALVSSLSVAEQQMVEIAKAISFDSKILVLDEPTAALTDSEIDSLFEVILKLKAKGVGMFYISHRLDELARIADRVSVIRDGQYIATKDFNDVDIDEIVTLMVGRALDDKYPKFERTIGDVRLHVKEIKNSKVHIRDLEVRSGEILALAGLMGAGRTEFARALFGADVTEIKEVTLDNEVVHFADPEQSIAMGLGYITEDRKKDGLALRMTVEENINLANIPNLTTKGFVSEHKAKNNAKKYIESLRIKTPSMYQRAGNLSGGNQQKIVLAKWICNDIKVLIFDEPTRGIDVGAKYEVYELMNKLSQEEVAIIMISSELPEVLGMSDRILVMKGGEIKGELETKIATQEAILNLAI, encoded by the coding sequence GTGGCAAAATTGCTTGAAATGAAGAATATAACTAAAGTGTTTCCGGGTGTAAAAGCGTTAGATAACGTAACATTAGATTTAAATGCAGGAGAAGTACACACGCTTTGCGGAGAAAATGGAGCTGGAAAGTCTACCTTGATGAAAATTTTGTCTGGAGTGTATGAGGCAACAGAAGGCGAGTTATTTATGGAAGGGAGCAAAATACATATACAGGGGACAAAATCGGCGCAGCAATTGGGAATAAGTATAATATTTCAAGAGTTTAACTTATGCGAGCATTTGAGTATATCGGATAATATCTGGTTAGATAGGCAGCCAAAAAAATTTGGATTTGTGAATGATAGAGAAATGAATAAAATGACTGCAAAGATTTTGAAGGAGTTGGGGTTAGAGATTAGTCCAAAAGCATTGGTGAGCAGTTTGAGTGTTGCAGAACAGCAAATGGTTGAGATCGCGAAGGCAATATCATTTGACTCAAAAATTCTGGTCTTAGACGAGCCAACTGCGGCATTGACAGATTCTGAAATTGATAGTTTGTTTGAAGTGATCTTAAAGTTGAAAGCAAAAGGTGTGGGAATGTTTTATATTTCGCATCGATTAGATGAGCTTGCGCGAATAGCAGACAGGGTTTCTGTGATAAGAGATGGTCAGTATATTGCAACAAAAGATTTTAATGATGTGGATATAGATGAGATAGTGACGTTGATGGTAGGGCGCGCGTTAGATGACAAATATCCTAAATTTGAAAGGACAATAGGAGACGTTAGATTACATGTAAAAGAGATTAAAAACTCGAAAGTGCACATTAGGGATTTGGAGGTTAGATCGGGGGAAATTTTGGCACTAGCAGGGCTGATGGGAGCTGGACGTACCGAATTTGCACGCGCATTATTTGGTGCAGATGTAACGGAAATAAAAGAGGTTACTTTAGATAATGAAGTAGTACATTTTGCAGACCCAGAACAGTCGATTGCGATGGGATTGGGATATATAACAGAAGATCGAAAAAAAGATGGGCTAGCACTGAGAATGACCGTGGAAGAAAATATAAATTTGGCCAATATTCCTAATTTAACAACAAAGGGATTTGTATCGGAGCACAAAGCTAAGAATAATGCAAAAAAATATATAGAAAGTTTACGAATCAAAACGCCTAGTATGTATCAAAGAGCGGGGAATCTTTCGGGAGGCAATCAGCAAAAAATTGTTTTGGCAAAGTGGATATGCAATGATATTAAAGTATTGATTTTTGATGAGCCCACACGCGGAATAGATGTTGGTGCAAAATATGAAGTTTATGAGTTAATGAATAAGCTCTCGCAGGAAGAAGTTGCAATTATTATGATCTCGTCGGAACTTCCAGAGGTATTGGGAATGAGTGACAGAATTTTGGTGATGAAAGGCGGAGAAATCAAGGGAGAATTGGAGACAAAAATAGCAACGCAAGAAGCGATATTAAATTTAGCGATATAA